A single window of Rhodococcus jostii RHA1 DNA harbors:
- a CDS encoding alcohol dehydrogenase catalytic domain-containing protein → MKSTMRVARLHEINQPMQIEELPTPEPRATDVLVQVKACNVVPNLSNVLATYSEWFPYLPLPKLPAIFGLDSAGVVAAVGSHVTDVAVGDRVYVNPGISCGGCRACRQGHDQNCDKYTFMGYFSFGADGQQIFDAYPYGGLGGYLTAPQRNLVKLPDSVSFEEGARFGYLGTGYSALCKAGAGAGSTVLIDGISGTLGLGTCLSALALGASHIFGTGRNADLLEDVRSIAPDRIHVLPAGEGDLRSWVREHNNGEGVDIVIDSLGPGAPAESFLDAITTLRRGGVAVDIGGMMERPPLDMFSLMCSQISVLGSLWFSTAEAQDMADLAGAGVLDLSVFEHHSFPLEKINEALADLPARHGGFTNFVSVP, encoded by the coding sequence ATGAAGTCGACCATGCGCGTTGCCCGCCTCCACGAGATCAATCAGCCGATGCAGATCGAGGAACTCCCGACCCCCGAACCGCGGGCCACCGACGTGCTGGTGCAGGTCAAGGCCTGCAACGTCGTACCGAACCTGTCCAACGTGCTCGCCACCTACAGCGAATGGTTCCCCTACCTGCCGCTTCCGAAGCTCCCCGCCATCTTCGGCCTCGACTCCGCCGGCGTCGTCGCCGCCGTCGGCAGCCACGTCACCGACGTCGCCGTCGGCGACCGCGTCTACGTCAACCCCGGAATCTCCTGCGGCGGCTGCCGCGCCTGCCGGCAGGGGCACGATCAGAACTGCGACAAGTACACCTTCATGGGCTACTTCTCCTTCGGCGCCGACGGCCAGCAAATCTTCGACGCCTACCCCTACGGCGGGCTCGGTGGGTATCTGACTGCGCCGCAACGCAATCTGGTGAAGCTGCCCGACTCCGTCAGCTTCGAGGAAGGCGCCCGATTCGGCTACCTCGGTACCGGTTACTCGGCCCTGTGCAAGGCCGGCGCCGGCGCCGGCTCCACCGTGCTGATCGATGGCATCTCCGGAACCCTGGGTCTGGGTACCTGCCTGAGCGCCCTCGCGCTCGGTGCGAGCCACATCTTCGGCACCGGCCGTAACGCCGATCTCCTCGAGGACGTCCGATCCATCGCCCCCGACCGCATCCACGTCCTGCCTGCCGGCGAGGGCGACCTGCGCAGCTGGGTGCGCGAACACAACAACGGGGAGGGCGTCGACATCGTCATCGACTCACTCGGCCCCGGCGCACCGGCAGAATCGTTCCTCGACGCCATCACCACCCTGCGCCGCGGCGGCGTGGCCGTCGACATCGGTGGCATGATGGAACGCCCACCGCTGGACATGTTCTCGCTGATGTGCAGCCAGATCAGCGTCCTCGGCAGCCTGTGGTTCTCCACCGCCGAGGCCCAGGACATGGCCGACCTCGCCGGCGCCGGGGTCCTCGACCTGTCGGTGTTCGAGCACCACAGCTTCCCGCTCGAGAAGATCAACGAAGCTCTCGCCGACCTCCCGGCCCGGCACGGCGGCTTCACCAACTTCGTCAGCGTCCCCTGA
- a CDS encoding cysteine hydrolase family protein — translation MELDPRTTAVVAVHCQGDVVGPTGAFADFFHQQVSERRVIDQIAALIAAAREAGAPVVYTRVAWKPDFSDLEVNSPLLGIVAQSGCLKEGSELAEIVEPLKPNGDDIVLTHQRIGAFAGTDLDTILRGKGITTLLFAGVATNASVEGTARVASDLGYRVVIVEDACSAANPEAHEASINSLGLLAEIATVDDIRTALTASVTGTTA, via the coding sequence ATGGAACTCGACCCCCGCACCACCGCCGTCGTGGCCGTTCACTGCCAGGGCGACGTCGTCGGCCCCACCGGCGCCTTCGCCGACTTCTTCCACCAGCAGGTGAGCGAACGCCGCGTCATCGACCAGATCGCCGCACTCATCGCCGCGGCCCGCGAGGCCGGCGCCCCCGTGGTCTACACCCGGGTCGCCTGGAAACCCGACTTCTCCGACCTCGAGGTCAACTCACCGCTGCTGGGCATCGTCGCCCAGTCCGGCTGCCTCAAGGAGGGCAGCGAACTCGCCGAGATCGTCGAACCGCTGAAGCCGAACGGCGACGACATCGTGCTCACGCACCAGCGGATCGGCGCCTTCGCCGGGACCGACCTCGACACCATCCTGCGGGGCAAGGGCATCACCACACTCCTGTTCGCCGGTGTGGCCACCAACGCCTCTGTCGAGGGAACAGCTCGCGTTGCAAGCGATCTCGGCTACCGCGTCGTGATCGTCGAAGACGCGTGCTCGGCGGCCAACCCCGAAGCGCACGAGGCGAGCATCAACTCGCTCGGACTGCTCGCCGAGATCGCCACCGTCGACGACATCCGGACCGCCCTGACCGCCTCGGTCACCGGCACCACCGCCTGA
- a CDS encoding GntR family transcriptional regulator, protein MSTTSTDPEAAALLANVRTSGARLSAAMYDILKTRLLEGRYAAGEKIVVESIRQEFGVSKQPVMDALRRLSSDKLVYIFPQSGCEVVSYTQREVEDFFTLFGGFEGTIAAVAAARRTDAQLTELGLISSRIDALLTSHDPEVRAHGYRIHNREFHAAIHTMAHSRIMAETSQRMWDMSDFLINTTGITNPLSSALPERQDDHHAIIEAIRQQDEATAREAMERHIVGTISVIRNEADDSVG, encoded by the coding sequence ATGAGCACCACCAGCACCGATCCGGAGGCTGCCGCCCTTCTCGCGAATGTCCGGACCTCGGGCGCACGGCTCTCCGCCGCCATGTACGACATCCTCAAGACCAGACTGCTCGAGGGACGCTACGCGGCCGGGGAGAAGATCGTCGTCGAGTCCATCCGCCAGGAGTTCGGGGTCAGCAAGCAGCCCGTCATGGACGCCCTGCGCCGACTCTCCAGCGACAAGCTCGTCTACATCTTCCCGCAGAGCGGGTGCGAGGTCGTCTCCTACACCCAGCGTGAGGTCGAGGACTTCTTCACCCTGTTCGGAGGCTTCGAGGGCACGATCGCGGCGGTCGCCGCCGCCCGCCGGACCGACGCCCAGCTCACCGAGCTGGGCCTGATCTCGTCCCGGATCGATGCGCTGCTCACCTCCCACGACCCCGAGGTGCGCGCGCACGGATACCGCATCCACAATCGCGAATTCCACGCCGCCATCCACACAATGGCGCATTCGCGGATCATGGCCGAGACCAGCCAGCGGATGTGGGACATGTCCGACTTCCTGATCAACACCACCGGGATCACCAACCCGCTGTCGAGCGCCCTCCCCGAACGCCAGGACGATCACCACGCGATCATCGAGGCGATTCGGCAACAGGACGAGGCGACGGCCCGCGAGGCCATGGAACGGCACATCGTGGGAACCATTTCGGTCATCCGCAACGAAGCCGACGACTCGGTCGGCTGA
- a CDS encoding LLM class flavin-dependent oxidoreductase, whose amino-acid sequence MEFCIGTCAKIDQVAMVKQAEDLGFSHFGVGEGPLLFSDPYQYLALAATQTSSINLGTMVTNPLTRIAPVTANSMATLNALAPGRTFLGIGTANNALRSMGNRTAKISELTHAIEVSRELMAGRRVTHNWLGQSREVEFLDKDSGFYNVTDHIPMWVAAGGPRGLAEAAKYADAVVYCLGPNVEMIKLIRSRLDKAVADAGRAPGSVKLVSLSWFYQLGSGETWEDGVTNGFGSGPISSCITNAGLMDQHRDQLGDSIVDASITAAQRYLGDPKAPDQPHYLDVWAKYLRGLDPAHRPIITKELVDYWCLYGSPAELRDKAALMREAGVDILQVFLSNPFTAARDIDNIGHSILAHA is encoded by the coding sequence ATGGAATTCTGTATCGGCACCTGCGCCAAGATCGACCAGGTCGCGATGGTGAAGCAGGCCGAGGACCTCGGGTTCTCGCACTTCGGTGTCGGCGAAGGGCCCTTGCTGTTTTCCGACCCGTACCAGTACCTGGCGCTCGCCGCGACCCAGACCAGCTCGATCAATCTGGGCACCATGGTCACCAATCCGCTGACCCGGATCGCCCCGGTCACCGCGAACTCCATGGCCACCCTCAACGCCCTGGCACCGGGGCGCACCTTCCTCGGCATCGGCACCGCCAACAACGCGCTGCGCTCGATGGGTAACCGCACCGCGAAGATCTCCGAACTCACGCACGCCATCGAGGTCTCGCGGGAGCTGATGGCCGGACGCCGGGTCACCCACAACTGGCTCGGACAGTCCCGGGAAGTGGAGTTCCTCGACAAGGACAGCGGTTTCTACAACGTCACCGACCACATTCCGATGTGGGTGGCCGCCGGCGGACCGCGCGGGCTCGCCGAGGCGGCCAAGTACGCCGACGCCGTCGTCTACTGCCTCGGACCGAACGTCGAGATGATCAAGCTGATCCGCAGTCGCCTCGACAAGGCGGTCGCCGACGCCGGCCGAGCTCCCGGTTCGGTCAAACTCGTCTCCCTGTCCTGGTTCTACCAACTCGGCAGCGGTGAGACCTGGGAAGACGGTGTCACCAACGGTTTCGGTTCCGGACCGATCAGCTCGTGCATCACCAACGCCGGCCTGATGGACCAGCACCGCGACCAGCTGGGCGATTCCATCGTCGATGCCTCCATCACCGCCGCGCAGCGGTATTTGGGCGACCCGAAGGCCCCGGACCAGCCGCACTACCTCGACGTCTGGGCGAAGTACCTGCGCGGACTCGATCCCGCACACCGGCCGATCATCACCAAGGAACTCGTCGACTACTGGTGCCTCTACGGATCACCCGCCGAGCTGCGGGACAAGGCCGCCCTGATGCGCGAGGCAGGTGTCGACATCCTCCAGGTCTTCCTGTCCAACCCCTTCACCGCAGCCCGAGACATCGACAACATCGGGCACTCGATCCTCGCTCACGCCTAA